The proteins below are encoded in one region of Drosophila santomea strain STO CAGO 1482 chromosome 3R, Prin_Dsan_1.1, whole genome shotgun sequence:
- the LOC120453434 gene encoding uncharacterized protein LOC120453434 — protein sequence MGAWPGQPCFGAQLKRNQSQKSARDMGNPRSPSCDGLTHLPGQHLCGDKPSWQGLLLAGQRLSYKSSIINAKCGLALHTIDGLRCEIPI from the coding sequence atgggggcgtggcccggACAGCCGTGCTTTGGCGCTCAATTAAAACGGAACCAAAGTCAAAAGTCAGCGAGAGACATGGGAAACCCACGGAGTCCTAGCTGCGATGGATTAACACATCTCCCGGGGCAACATCTCTGCGGCGACAAACCCTCATGGCAAGGTCTTTTGCTCGCAGGCCAGCGCCTGTCATATAAATCAAGCATAATCAACGCGAAATGCGGCTTGGCTCTCCACACTATAGATGGACTTCGATGCGAGATTCCCATATAA